Sequence from the Bacteroidales bacterium genome:
TTTGTCGGTTTATTCATTACTTTATCAAAATTAAGTAGTAGTTACAAGGAAAGAATGAGGTATAACTTTTTTGCAATAAAATATTTACTTGCATTCAGATATCTAAATTATCGGGATATTTTCAGCCTTAAATTTTTGAAAAATTTTGCTAAAAGCATATTATTTATTTTCGTTTCAGTTTTAGACGTTAGATATTGAATTTAATTTACGTACCATCGTATGTTAATAAAGATTATTTCATAAAAAATGATAACTATCATAAATTACGGTATGGGCAACCTTGGTTCCATTACTAATATGATAAAACGGGTTGGGTTTAGTAGCGAGATTACATCTGATTTATTAAAAATCGAATCTGCCTCAAAAATCATCTTGCCAGGGGTTGGACATTTTGATAAAGCCATGCAGAATATTATTAGTCTTGGTTTATTGGATATTATTAAGAAGAAAGCATTAGTAGATAAAACACCTATTCTTGGTATTTGTCTTGGAATGCAACTAATGTGTAAAAATAGTGAAGAAGGTAATGAAAAAGGAATTGGTCTAATAAATGCAGAGGTTAAAAAGTTTAAATTTTCCAATAATATCTTATATAAAGTACCACACATGGGTTGGAATTTAATCAATATTTCCAAAGAATCGCCACTGTTATTTGGAATGAATGAAACCCCTCGATTTTATTTTGTTCATTCATACTATGTAATGTGTAATGATATAAACGATGTTTTATCAACAACTTCATACGGATTTGATTTTCATTCTTCGTTTGCACATAATAATATAATGGGTGTACAGTTTCATCCAGAAAAGAGCCATAAATTTGGAATGCAACTTTTAAAAAACTTCATCAATCTTTAAGATCGTATCTTCAAATAATCAACGATATTAAGAAAAGGCATTATTCTATGAGCATAAAGACACTATTAAAAAGATTGTTGGGGGAAAATCTTTTTAGTTTTAGCAAAAATCTTTACTGGTTTATTAAAACACACACTATTAGTAAATATACCTTAAGAATTAATGGACTAGGTAAAACCCACAAATGCTATATTTGTGGAGAAACCTTTTTCCATTTCTCAAAATATCAAAACGGATTATTAGGGCTTTCTGATTTAATATTAAAATTAAACCTTGTTGGAAGTGATGTAGAAAATTTCGGCTGTGATTTTTGTGGTGTTGATGACCGGCAAAGACATTTATTTATGTTTTTTGACAAGTTAAATATCTGGGAAAAATTCAGGAATAATAAAATTCTACATTTTGCACCTCAAGAATTTAAACTTTCAGAGAAGATTGAAAAACTTAATCCAAGGGAATATATAAAAGCCGATCTTTTTTCCAATGACCCAAAAATAAAAAAAATTGACGCCACAAGAATACCTTTCGATAATAATACATTCGATGTCATTATTTGTTGTCATGTTCTGGAGCATATCAACAATTATAAAGATGCAATAAGTGAAATACATAGAGTTTTAAATATTAATGGAATTGCAATCTTACAAACACCTTACAGCAAATTGCTTAGTAATAATTTTGAAGATCCCAATATAAATTCAGATGATTTAAGGTTGTTTTTTTATGGCAATAATGATCATTGTAGAGTTCTTAGTGAAAATGTTTTTTTTAAAGACCTACAAGATGCCGGATTTTTATTACAAATAGCAAGAAATTCAGATTATTTCAGTGATGATGATTCAAATTATTTTGGAGTAAATAAAAATGAAGATTTGATTCGGGTAACAAAAATTAATTGAAATAAACGAACTAGGTCGTTTAGTATGTTAAGAAATCGCGTAATTCCTGTATTATTAATAAGCAATGGGGGTCTAGTTAAAACCACCAAGTTTAAGAAACCTGTTTATATTGGCGACCCCATTAATGCAGTTAAAATATTTAATGAAAAAGAGGTCGATGAG
This genomic interval carries:
- the hisH gene encoding imidazole glycerol phosphate synthase subunit HisH — encoded protein: MITIINYGMGNLGSITNMIKRVGFSSEITSDLLKIESASKIILPGVGHFDKAMQNIISLGLLDIIKKKALVDKTPILGICLGMQLMCKNSEEGNEKGIGLINAEVKKFKFSNNILYKVPHMGWNLINISKESPLLFGMNETPRFYFVHSYYVMCNDINDVLSTTSYGFDFHSSFAHNNIMGVQFHPEKSHKFGMQLLKNFINL
- a CDS encoding methyltransferase domain-containing protein — its product is MLGENLFSFSKNLYWFIKTHTISKYTLRINGLGKTHKCYICGETFFHFSKYQNGLLGLSDLILKLNLVGSDVENFGCDFCGVDDRQRHLFMFFDKLNIWEKFRNNKILHFAPQEFKLSEKIEKLNPREYIKADLFSNDPKIKKIDATRIPFDNNTFDVIICCHVLEHINNYKDAISEIHRVLNINGIAILQTPYSKLLSNNFEDPNINSDDLRLFFYGNNDHCRVLSENVFFKDLQDAGFLLQIARNSDYFSDDDSNYFGVNKNEDLIRVTKIN